The Oncorhynchus nerka isolate Pitt River linkage group LG3, Oner_Uvic_2.0, whole genome shotgun sequence genome includes the window TACTGtctttttatcgatggcggttatgatatcgtttagtaccttgagagtggctgaggtgccCCCGTGACCAGCTGGGCATCCTGTCCATCGAGCAATATTGTTCAGCAATATTACTGTATGTTATTGATTATTAGTAAACGGATCCGTTTCTCACTTTGTAAGATAGGTGTCTCTTGTAAAAGGTGTTTCTTTATCCACTCTCATTGTTTTTCTCTTGTAGAACCCCTACTATGGCTGGAGGGTTATTCTCTATTGACCGGACATATTTTGATGAAATTGGCACGTACGATCCAGGGATGGACATTTGGGGCGGAGAGAACTTGGAGATGTCTTTCAGGGTGAGTGGTTAAGAATAGAGGGCTCTGCCGGGTTATTATGacaatgattgtgtgtgtgtgtgtgtgtgtgtgtgtgggtgtgtctgtgtgaccacgtgtgtgtgtgtgtgtgaccacttgTATGTGCAGATCTGGCAGTGTGGCGGCTCGCTGGAGATTATAACATGTTCCCACGTGGGTCATGTGTTCCGGAAGGCCACCCCATACAGCTTCCCTGGGGGCACTGGCCAAGTCATCAACAAGAACAACAGGCGATTGGCCGAGGTGTGGATGGACGGCTTCAAAGACTTCTTCTACATCATATCACCAGGTACGCTACCACGCTTCCGTTTGAACCTGTTGTCTCTCAGCGGGTGGGAATgcaaacctgggttcaaatacccaTTTGAACCCAGATAATTTAAAATACTTAGACTGGGATTGAtggacccactgggcacagacgtcaattcaacgtctattccatgtTGGAAACAATgtggattcaaccagtgtgtgctcagtggggagtttcctggtgcaatggaaccaatagaattaTTGGAAAATGTAAAACCCCGcccacctggcactccaggcagactaAAGCAAACTAAAGCGATGTAATATATTTAAAATAGTAGTTAAACCCAGGTCTGATGGAGTGGCGATGCATATGGTCTGGTAAATCGCTGCGCTCCGAGCATGTACTTTAAGTGTGAAATCAGCCTCTTGCCATCATGTTGGGTATAGACTGGTTGTTTTTTTAGCAACGAAACCGATGCGTCAGCAACGAAGGGGCAAAACAGACTGGGTTGGCTAAGATTGTTGACATGTAAACTCCCAGCTAGCAcgtaacgttctgagaaccatatgtatcttagagcttggtgagagcgtgcTTGTCCTATGGTTGTTCTGCATTTAACCTTCCCACAACGTTCTGGGAACTGTGCAGGATGCCCAGTTCAATGACGGCATGTCACAATAAAAAAGAAATGTGTTTGGATGATTATTAATGCCTAAGCCAATgaatttccatgtgtcctatctgtgcttggagttcacaGGTAACTTAAGCTAGCGGTGTTATTATAAGTCTTACTGAAACATGTTCTCCGAACGTTAGTTCAATACCATCAAATAACCTTTAATATCCCGTCTTATAATGTTAATTAAACCTCAcaggaaaactttcagggaaccatagtaaaaaaaatgttttatcctCCCTGCAATCTAAAAATGCATCATTCCCAGAGCAGATGAAATGTTCACCTCTGTTCTCAGAACAATTCAAAAACGTTCAGTTTTGCTCGTCAGGAAACGCATGTCTtagttcccagaaccaatgggaaactaAAACGTACAgtacgttcccacaacttccaaggaaccaaatgttaTAGCTGGGCTATGTTTTGTCtctaaatgtttattgaaaacataaatacaggtGCACAGTGAGCGATTGTTGTCTCATATGCATTGTCACAgtggttggttagctagctagagaatttgagccatattagcataaacatgacatcagtcaaaacaagaCAAGGTATCAATAACAATATACAACGAGCTGGAACGAGCCCACTACAATTCCCCATATGGCAGCTTCGTATCATTGTTGCGAGCTATTTGACCCTTCAGAATCATAACAACATCCGTCTATAAGTGGCATGTAATGTGGGTTCTGAAAATAGGCATCTCCTGTCGTTTTGCATTCACCTCGTGACTGTTATTATTCTGCTTACATGCATAGAATACATAGTATTGGCCTATATTGGTTAGTGTAGCCTCCTATACCAATACTATGCATATCATAACACCTTTCGCTTGTCTTAgaggagtatatatatatatatatttttttcacagCCAATTCCTCATTACTGTATGTTTTTCAGGCCAGGGTCATTTCTCCTTTGTACTGTACTGAATGCCTTGAGCTCTGGAACTAGAGGATATGCAGCAAAATGGTTGGAAAGGGAAGCAACCTGTACCGTATCTTGTTAAAAAATTATATGTATattcattttatatttttgtttgtatttcatacatatttattattttaggggggggggggtagatcagctttcaTATTGCGGGGTAGATTGTAGCTTCCAGTACTGTATCTAGCTATATTTGACCTTCCTACTCTGGCTCACGTTGCTTCTCCTCCTGGTTTCATTGAGTCTCAAGTACAATATGTCTTCGCTCTACTGTTCTTTGCATTCATTCGTCTTCCGGTGAGTTCCTACGCTGCTCTTGACGTGCCAAACAAGGCAGGGCATTGTGTTATGTTCAACTGCATGTCTCCACACTTTGATCTTTTATTCATTGGAATAGTGCGATACTAAGTATCCTTCAAGATGTTCGACTGGAGATTTCCGGGAAATTGCGTTGACGTATTCAAGGGAGACTGTTGCTGTTTATGATATCATGGGAAGCTCAGACAATGTTGTCCCCACAGCCTAGCGATGCAATACGATTGGCAAGAGATTGGCAGCTGAGTATCCAAGTAATGTTGGAGCCAAGTTATGAGATTAGATTTATGCAGTACCTTGCCAATATCTAGTTACATTTTGCATGAAAGGCACCCTTTCCAGGTTTCCAGAATGCTCTTTAGTCTGTCTTCTGAGGAGTCAATGGGGGCTCAGTACCCTAAGTGATTCCTGAAAAAGCATACTCGCAGTATCCGGTCGGCATTGAGTGTCTGCTCTTCCAGGATATAACAGGGGATGATCAGGTCAGGGCAGCTCCACTGTTAGTgcatatcccaaatggcactctattccctttatcAGGAGTGGGCAAACATTGTGGGACAGAAAAAGGACAGTTATTTgaaaataaatatataggtccattatcatttctacaTCATTTCTATCTATTCTGAACAagaaatataaatgcaaaatgcaattttactgagttacagttcgtataaggaaatcagtcaattgaaataaattaattaggtcctaatctatggatttcacataactgggcaggttcgcagccatgggtgggcctgggagggcataggcccacccactggggagccaggcccggcCAATCAGACTGAGGTTTTCCCCATGAAAGGGCTTTATTActtctcagtttcatcagctgtccgggtggctggtctcagatgatcccgcaggtgaagaagccggatgtggagatcctgggctggtgtggttacacgtggtttgcggttgtgaggccggttggacatactgccaaattctgtaaaacgacattggaggcggcttatggtagagaaatgaacattaaattctctggcaacagctctggtggacactcctgcagtcagcatgccaattgcaaaacttgagacatatgtggtattgtgttgtgtaacgAAAAACTGTACAGTGGCCTCTTATtgaccccagcacaaggtgcacctgtgtaatgatcatgctgtttaatcgtcTTCTTcaaatgccacacctgtcaagtggatggattattttggcaaatgagaaatgctcactaatgtaaacaaatttgtgcacaaaatttgagagaaataagctttttgtgcgtatggaacatttctgggatcttttatttcacctcatgaaacatgggactttacatgttgcatttctatttttgttcagtgtatttttaGATGTTCAAGTGTGGCCtggagtgttttttttttaacccaaAATAACATTtaggattaaaaaaaaaattgattgCGGGCTCTTCTCTCAACAATGGTTATGCTGAAAATAAAACCGATGTTAGCACAGATCAGGTCCCCtctgtccattcattataatctaaAAGTCTaaactggtcctagatcagcactacCAGTCTGACATGCTCGATACACATGGCTCCGTGGTCTTGGTTTGTGTTGCAGGTGTGGCCCGGGTAGACTATGGAGACGTGTCCTCTCGTAAGGCCCTGCGTGAAGCTCTGCAGTGCAAACCCTTCTCCTGGTACCTGGAGAACATCTACCCCGACTCTCAGATCCCCCGGAGATACTACTCACTTGGTGAAGTATGAAGTCTTTCAGATACTGCAGCCCAATACACCTCTCATGACCCTGGAGaaatccctaatggcaccctattccctacacggTGTACTACTTTTAAcatgggcccatagggaatagggtgtcatttgcaGTGCAGGTCATCCGTTTGATATCGTAAGACTTCTCTTTAAAGTGAGTCAGAAGACCTGGATGTTCCAAACATTGAAACTGGACGATAAATAACCTAATGCGTTTGTTTAGTTGTGGTTTCAACCCCCAAGCACGGGATAGAGTTGGCGAACAACATTCTAGCTAACAGGTTAGCACCAGGCAAAGAGGGGAATGGTcttgataacatacagtatgccaataaAAAGAAAGGCCACAATTGATAGAGAGCATGTCAAATAATGTGACCGGTTGGGAGTTTGGAGAGCTGAGGTTGTAATCCCCAAGTTGAATTCTGCTGAGGCTTGAGGATTTTACAGCCTGCATCCAATGTATTGCTGTAAAAGCTGTCTATGGCCAcggaacagcagcagcagcagcagcagcagcagcctgagtcttcccttcccctctcctaccctcccGCCATCTGTTCCTTGATTGACTTACTCCATAGCACACATCCCACTTTTAACATCCCCAGTCATTAGCTTTTATATCATTTAATGAGGAACAATACCATTCCTGCATAGTAAGCAGGTTATACAACACCTAGCGTATAGCCTAGGCTCTGGGAGTATATTACTTAGATATTAGATGGCTCATTAAATAATCATTTGGGGTGTGGATTTGTGGGAATACTTAGATCACCACAGATCTGATTTATGTAGCCATTTGCGATGCTAAGCAAGGTCCTTAATTATGACTTACATCACTGGTGAAATATAGGCAATGAGTTTAGATTGCTTGTTTTATTGAACAGTAAATATTTAATTAGATTATGACATCTGGGCCACAGAGAAAAGACACCGGTGCTTTTAATTTTGACACCTGGAAATGGAAGTGCCAGTGTTTGACGAGAGGATACGCCATTTCTTCTTCCGTTATAAACGGTGGCTTTTGTTAGCTGTAAATATGCCAGGGTGGATGGAAGGATGGTCATTATGAATCCAATGTTTTTATACTCCTTTCTACCCCTAGATCAGAAATGTTGAAACAAACCAGTGTGTGGACAACATGGGCAGAAAGGAGAACGAGAAGGTTGGCTTCTTCAACTGCCATGGCATGGGTGGGAATCAGGTAAGGAGACTGCAGAAAGAAGAGCGAGAGCTATGGACCCATGGACCTTTCCCAGAGGAGAGAGCCATGGACCTAAATTCATAGGTTTTCCAGACATCCCATTTGGAAGATTCACTGAATCCGAAGTGAATTAGCAGGAAAAAAATCTCAGAATTGTGGGAAGTTACCAGAATTTGTCCCTTCCAAATCGACCATGTCAGTCATTTCTTATTGGCAGGAAGGTTATTATCCCCGCCCTAAAAGCCTACTGTTTTCGGGCAAACTCCCAGGTTCTCTGATAATACTTATCCCGTGCAAATCGTCATCACTGTGTTTTGAGGGATATTACAGAGTTTTAACAGGTGCCGCATCCCAGTTTGGTTAAGAACATGGGGAACAAATTGATGTTTAAAACAAAGTGCTATGCACGTAGCCTACAGGCGAATGATCTGTTTTGCCACATATCAACTTTCCTAGTGCGATACCTCTCTTTTAAAAGACGAAGCGGACGATCCGTCAGGTAATCAAATGTCAGCATAGGTTACAGTTCGTGGTTCTTCTTGATATGCATTATTATTTCGAGGTTCTCCAAGCTGAAGGCCTTTAGGCCAATATTAGGCTATCCCTAGACATTTGAAAAACCTCCACGCCTAGAAGAGCCTCCAGGCTTCCGTCATAAACGGTCAATTGTGAACGAGGAAAAAAATAAATCACCACATGACGTGCTGAGGTAATAATTACATAACCGACGTTCTATAGTAATACTAATCCTGCGCTACTAGGTGTATGACCGTCTCGTTTTCTCTGCCAGGTGTTCTCGTACACGGCTGATAAGGAGATCCGGACAGATGACCTGTGTCTGGACGTGTCTCGCCCCCATGGCCCTGTGGTCATGCTGAAGTGTCATCAAATGAAGGGGAATCAGATGTTTGCGTATGACACAGAGGTAAGACCAAGACTCCCCCTGTATAATACTGCGTGAGTCGTGACGGGAGGGTTGTAAAACTGGGATTATGATGCTTTTGCCTGATTGTCCGGAGTCATTTATTCACTATTATTACATTGGAAGAGATGTCATATGTATAATGACACACCTGTACTAATACATCAGAAAAAggattttgtcaacaaaaaaaatgttATGATTGTTTTGAGCCACCAGATGGTGCTACATGTCAGGAGTTGGGCTTCTGTTCAACTCCTGGACAATCGCCTTAATTCTGTTGCCCTGTGCACATTGCAGTCCATAATATTCCCCATGTATTAAAAAATTTCTCCTCTCATGTAGTATGTTGGCAAGTGGGAATATGATTTCGAGGTAAGCTTGCTGACCTGGTTCTCGTGGATGTTGTCATCTAGTTGATTTAGACAAGTGTGTATAAGTCATGTGTTTGGTAGGTAGTAGTACCTTGTGCTTAGTGGTTGTAAGGCCAGTGTTTATCTCTCGTTAGTCCGTGAAGTCCTGTGTGACGTTGTGTCAGTAGTCAGTAGGAGTGTTCATGTTAATGCTCTGGGGAATGTGACCTGTTAGCCAGACCAGGGGACTGATCAGACTCCACTCTCCAGTTACGCACCTAATGGAATGTGAGTCCCACACTGCACTTCGTTGACTCGGGCATAGTTGCAAAATTCCAttaactttcccaaaattccGTGGCTTTCCAGAAATCCTGGGTGGAAGATTCCTGGAATTCTTGGGAATTTTGgggaaagttactggaattttgcaacaATATGACAGTAATGTTAGACACTACTGAATGGCTCATTATATTCCAACAGATTGGTTTTCATTTCAATGGTCCAGGGCTGAATAATACAGTCCTATATATCTCCATAATATATCTAGCATGCAAATCATCTATGCTAATTCTAGTGCTATTTTTGATGCGCAGCAGACTTTGAAACAGGCACAGTGTACTATCCCTGCACCAACAATAGGGCATTTTGTTGATATTAACAATTATTATCAATATATTTCTTCCACTGGGACGGACACATTCCTATGTTCTGCCTGCCTGAGTACGATGTCACCTGTCAGTGATTAAGATCTCTCATGTCACTGTCGACTTTGAAAAGCCCCCCATCTATTCCTGTCCAACCCTAGATCCAGCTATTTTCGCTTTTTTACTTtagttatatatatttatatatataatatgaaacATGAATAATTCATGCGTTGAGAAATGTCCCTGACATATACGGCGGTGGGGTCTCAATGGCCTGATTATTGTTTAGCAACGGTGTGATAGGCGATACTACTGATCCCAGCCCGTACCATTAACCATTTTCATCTGGTCATCATTTTCAAGCAGAGAGAAATACCTGACTTTTACATTCGCCATATTCCAGGTGATCAGAGCCTGTGGACTGAAAGAGGTGTCGGTACTCACTTTGGGTACTCGTTTATATTAAGGTGCAGAAACGCTGCGATATTTTAAAGCCTGTACTcaaagcagtagaacatttgacgTGCCGGTACTTAGTAACAGTGTGTACCGGACCAATTCAAGCACTGGTCAGAGCCATCTCTCTTACTCACCTCTATTTTCAATCCCTCCCTGCTCATCTTTTAGGACTGTGGAATATCAGTCCTACCGCACCACAAGTCTCGAAAATGTCTATCAAACTAGGGAATCTGGTTGAAGATTGTCTGAATGTACGCAAAGTTGGTTCCGTTCTGAGCGACACTCCAACATGGTCCAACTGTAACCTTTGTCCTCCGTTAGATAGGTTGTGTGGAATAGTTATTTTGGAAATGAAGTATAACAGTACTGTCGATGGATCCTGTTGGTCCTGCCTGGCCTGAGTTCTGGCTCGGTCCTAGCGATTCTCACTTACTCCCATCTCCTCTTGTCTGTCCATGACATGTCCATCCTCCATCCTGGATGTCCATCCGCAGAAGCACACGTTCCTCCACATCATCACCCAGTCGTGTCTGACCATCAGCAGGCTGGAGGACGGCACTTGGGGCCCCACGGTGGAGTACTGTAATAGTAGCCCCTTGCAAGCCTGGGTCCTGAGGAACTTCACCCGGCTGGAGGTGTTTAGGAAGCTGTACTACAGCCCCACTGATTACTTTCTGTAGGGGCTGTCTTCCTGCATGGGTCACCGCAGGTCAGTATTGTACTACCAGACCTAGTGGAGGTCTTAGTGTGTAGTAGTCTAGTGCGTAGAGTGGTCTAGTGTGCCAATAAAATTAGCCCGTCCTGCTATATCTCTGCTCACCAGCCATTACTGGTGTAGTTGGCTAGTGTGTAGTCGTCTAGTCTGGTGTGTAGTGTCTAGTCTGTAGAGCTGGAGTCGTGCGACTATGTGGTGGAATAGGCTGTCACGTTGCTTTAGTAAGCAGCTTTTGACCTCACAGAAGGTTTGTTTTTCATTTCCTTTGCCTCAGCCTTGACATGTTCTTCTTGGAGCTTGAGCCGGTTGGGATTCGGGAACGTTTCTGTTCGTTAGTCAAAGTGTGCCATGCAAAGCAGTTTCAAGGGCATTTAATAGCATTTACCAATGACCTTTTGATATGAATGCTTAATGACAGGAGCACAGAGACACATAAGGTGCTGTATACATGGCGCTATCTGCAAAGACCTTTATCCAGCCTTCTTCTGCACCAAATTAGATCTCATTTGACATTTATTTTCCTACAGTACGTTCATATTTTATTTTGATACAACAAAAATCATTGGCTGTGGCCCCTCATACGGTGGTGCTCATTAAATGAGAGCCGAGGAGACAtggtcgtttaaaaaaaaaaatgtagctgATTACCGAGCTATTTGATGGGCAGATTGAAATGGGCTCGCCTTTGTTTACAAGTTCTTTTGAAGTGATCCCTCTTTCATGGCGCTGGCCTCGGGAACGTGGGGGCTGCCTTTTTGAACACACGCCATAACAGCTGTGTTCAGCTTGCAGCATGCTCTCATTGTCTGAGGACTGCATTTCAATCACCACTCCTCATTTCCATTTGACCTATCAATATTCTAAATCTAGCCTGGACGCCCGCTGCAAGTAACTACAGTCTTCTGTTTAATATATGTACTTTCTTTCTGTTTGTCATTCCCAGAACTTTAGCCTTGGATACCTCTTTCCAGAGCCTCTGTAATTCATcgttaaacagtctgtgtctgcCTGGTAAAGACCATATTCATGGCAGTGTGCTTTCCTTTTCAGACTGCCGCTGATTCAATTGGGTGAGTTGCGTTCAGGGTTATTGCTCTTTGTAAAAGGGACGGTGGCGAAGCAGCCTGCTGTCAAATGGCCTTATTCCCTGTTCTGCTCCTAACGGTGTTCGCCGTCCTTCAGAGTAACACTGCAAGACACTCCCTGAACAAACAATATTGCGACCACCACCTCAAATGCCATCCTAttcccttttatagtgcactacttttgaccgaagCTCTatcaggccctggtcaaaagtagagcactataaagggagtaagatgccatttgggattcacacACCGTTTCCTATCTGATCGTCGCCTGCTCCCTCAAATGGCAAAATGCCACGAAACAAATGTCCATTAAATCTGTTGGTACGGTGTTGATTTTTTGACATGCCAGGCTCTGTTTTTAAGCGTAGTTAGTGTCAGCACAAACACACATTTTAAAAGAGATCCTGCATCTGTCAGCGAGTCCGGGCGTCGACTCTTCCTTGTGAAGGACATAGCGGATAAATGTTCTTCGCCCTGGGCCGACTCCTAGAAACCATCTTCATTTAATTAGCAGGCCTCAGCTGTGCACACACACGGCACAGAGCTCATGAGCCACTCGCTGGGACTGCCTCAGCTGTAATGGGACTTTTTTATTGCCACTGAGGAGCAATTAAATAATTATGAGCAGAGGAATCATCCCCCACATTTCTAATATTTTCATTAAATATGGATTGGTTTTCCTCTGTTCTATCTTCTTCATTCTCTCTTCTCTGCACTGCGGAATGGTGGGATCTTGCAGTGATGGCAGAAATAGCACCTCTATCATTACCCTGGCCATGTCCTTATGATTAATAAATAGGCTTTAGTGTAGTGAAGGTTCAGACCTTACCGTCAGGTACAGAACTATAATGGCAGATATTACAATTCTGGTTTGATAATGTAATAGTATTTGAACAGGTATGGTTTTTGAGAACATCAATACATGAATATGTTTTATTCATTGAAAAAAAAAAGCAGAACATTGTattattaatatatatttttgtaaaccTTTGACTGTTAAGTGCACCAAAACCTGCCTAAGTGGTTTTTACTGTAATGCCCGGTCCATCTCCTCTCCAGTGAAGTCGTTTTTACAAAACACAGAGAGAACAAAGAGAAAGAtagtggagagtgtgtgtgtgatggcccGTGTGTGTGATGGTGCTCTGTATACAGGTAGAGTTTATTGAGGTTTTTACCTCACGACCCAAAAACAAACCATCTGGGTCTGTCCTACCCATTCAAAACATAAAAGGCTGAATACAGAACTGGAAACGTCCTCTATAACTCCGGAATAATCATTGCATGAAAGTCAAAGACAATATTTGCTGCAAAGTCAATATATTCAGCTACAGTATGTGGACCGTTTGACATTTTTTGATTCAGTGGGTTCTTAGTCACGACTAAAACCTTGCCTGATTGCAACAAAGACATTGCACCTGCGGGTTACCAGCAGGTTACCGCCGGATTTCTTAACACGCTGCTAAAGGGAGATTACATAGTGCTCCGAGCTAAAAATGAACCCTGGTTGCAATGAAACAGCAGCGGAATAAAACTAGTAAACCAGCTGATCTGACGCTGTTACGGTGTCAAGCCGTCTTAATACTCGACAGCCGTAAAGGTGTGGGAAATTGACATTTTTCCTGCGTTCACTACTCCCACCCCAATGAAGAAACCATCCTATCAGGAACAACAAAATCCAAACATATAACAGATAAATAGCAGAATGTGACATACTACAATGATTTGACTGATGATAAAGTAATTGAAGATCAGCTTTTAGCACATTGTAAATTAAAGTAATCTGGATTGCAGAAATGTGTGATAGACAGTTGAAATATCATTTTGAAACCAGTTCAAAACCAGTTCAAAACCCCTCGTAAGACATCACAGTAAAATAGAAGGATATATTACAAAAGGAAATAGTCaaatggtagtgtactgtactgggaaAGATTGGTTAGTCTGTGGACATCTGAGGGTTGGAATTAAGATTGGAGTGATTGATATGCCGATAGATTTGGAGTCCAGTGTGATTAGGAAATAaactatgtatgtatgtgcattttgtttggacacacctactcattcaagggttttctttattttttactattttctacattgtagaataataataaagacgtcaaaactataaaataacacatatggaatcatgtagtaaccaaaaaagtgttaaacaaatccaaaactaTTTTGTATTTTACATTCTTCAaggttgccaccctttgccttgattacagctttgcacactcttggcatactctcaaccagcttcatgaggaatgtttttgcaatagtcttgaaagagttcccacatatgctgagcactctttggctgattttccttcactctgcagtccatctcatcccaaaccatctcaattgggttgaggtcgggtgattgtggagaccaagTCATCTCATCACTCTCTTTGGTcaagtagcccttacacagcctggaggtgtgttttgggtcattgtcctgttgaaaaacaaatgattgtcccactaagcccaaaccagacgggatggcgtattgctgcagaatgctgtggtagacatgctggttaagtgtgccttgaattgtaatTAAATCCCTGacactgtcaccagcaaagcacccccacacctcctgcTCCATGCTTCATAGTGGGAACCGTACATGCGGAGGTCgtacgttcacctactctgcgtctcacaaagacatggcggttggaaccaaaaatctcaaatttggactcagatttcagatcaaaggacagatttctaccggtctaatatccattgcttgtgtttcttgacctaagcaagtctcttcttattattggtgtcctttagtagtggtttatttgcagcaattcgaccatgaaggcctgattcacgcagtctcctctgaacagttgatgttgagatgtgtctgttacttgaatcatttatttgggctgcaatctgaggtgcagttagtgcaactctaatgaacttatcctattcagcaaaggtaactctgggtattcctttcctgtggtggtcctcatgaaaggcagtttcatcatagctcttgatggttttgcgactgcacttgaagaatctttcaaagttcttgaaattgtccagattgactgaccttcatgtcttaaagtaatgatgaactgttgtttctctttgcttgtttgTGCTGTTCTTAGACTTAGCCGTATTTAGTAAAATACTATTCTCTGTTCACCACCCTTAATTAACTTGTCaagacacaactgattggctcaaacgcattaagaaggaaagaaattccacaaattaacttttaacatcacacacatgttaattgaaatgcattccaggtgactacctcatgaagctggttgagagaatgtcaagaatgtgcaaaactgtcatttaatcctagtaaaaaatctgtcttaggtcagttaggatcaccacttt containing:
- the LOC115108299 gene encoding polypeptide N-acetylgalactosaminyltransferase 13-like isoform X1 gives rise to the protein MRRFVYCKVVLTTSLVWVLVDVFLLLYFSECNKCDDRKDHSLLPALRAVMSRAHEGPGEMGKAVVIAKDEQEKMKELFKINQFNLMASDMIALNRSLPDVRLDGCKTKVYADDLPDTSIVIVFHNEAWSTLLRTVHSVINRSPRHLLQEILLVDDASERDFLGKKLENYARTLEVPVRVLRMEQRTGLIRARLRGAAATRGQVITFLDAHCECTVGWLEPLLARIKEDRRSVVCPIIDVISDETFEYMAGSDMTYGGFNWKLNFRWYPVPQREMDRRKGDRTLPLRTPTMAGGLFSIDRTYFDEIGTYDPGMDIWGGENLEMSFRIWQCGGSLEIITCSHVGHVFRKATPYSFPGGTGQVINKNNRRLAEVWMDGFKDFFYIISPGVARVDYGDVSSRKALREALQCKPFSWYLENIYPDSQIPRRYYSLGEIRNVETNQCVDNMGRKENEKVGFFNCHGMGGNQVFSYTADKEIRTDDLCLDVSRPHGPVVMLKCHQMKGNQMFAYDTEYVGKWEYDFEKHTFLHIITQSCLTISRLEDGTWGPTVEYCNSSPLQAWVLRNFTRLEVFRKLYYSPTDYFL
- the LOC115108299 gene encoding polypeptide N-acetylgalactosaminyltransferase 13-like isoform X2: MRRFVYCKVVLTTSLVWVLVDVFLLLYFSECNKCDDRKDHSLLPALRAVMSRAHEGPGEMGKAVVIAKDEQEKMKELFKINQFNLMASDMIALNRSLPDVRLDGCKTKVYADDLPDTSIVIVFHNEAWSTLLRTVHSVINRSPRHLLQEILLVDDASERDFLGKKLENYARTLEVPVRVLRMEQRTGLIRARLRGAAATRGQVITFLDAHCECTVGWLEPLLARIKEDRRSVVCPIIDVISDETFEYMAGSDMTYGGFNWKLNFRWYPVPQREMDRRKGDRTLPLRTPTMAGGLFSIDRTYFDEIGTYDPGMDIWGGENLEMSFRIWQCGGSLEIITCSHVGHVFRKATPYSFPGGTGQVINKNNRRLAEVWMDGFKDFFYIISPGVARVDYGDVSSRKALREALQCKPFSWYLENIYPDSQIPRRYYSLGEIRNVETNQCVDNMGRKENEKVGFFNCHGMGGNQVFSYTADKEIRTDDLCLDVSRPHGPVVMLKCHQMKGNQMFAYDTEKHTFLHIITQSCLTISRLEDGTWGPTVEYCNSSPLQAWVLRNFTRLEVFRKLYYSPTDYFL